One window from the genome of Enterobacter asburiae encodes:
- a CDS encoding membrane protein: MANLSAILIAFGWSGIVVGIMMGGLMGMYAFKGPFRAPKGHENYTDLNRRMLRLAHIAFIMLPLISMLYGMCIDDLAVSYTYKYYAVICMMILSVGIPVLLIASCFYLPFKYVQVIPFSCGMYALVVMAIGRVSAL, translated from the coding sequence GTGGCTAATCTCAGTGCAATACTGATTGCCTTTGGCTGGAGCGGTATTGTCGTTGGCATAATGATGGGCGGATTAATGGGGATGTATGCGTTTAAGGGACCGTTTCGTGCCCCCAAAGGACATGAAAACTATACCGATTTAAACCGCAGAATGTTAAGGCTGGCACATATTGCCTTTATTATGCTGCCGTTAATATCCATGCTCTATGGCATGTGTATTGATGACCTCGCCGTGTCTTATACCTATAAATATTATGCCGTTATTTGCATGATGATACTTTCGGTAGGTATTCCGGTTCTCCTGATTGCATCGTGTTTTTATCTGCCATTTAAATATGTGCAGGTTATACCGTTTAGCTGTGGAATGTATGCGTTAGTCGTAATGGCAATTGGCAGGGTTTCAGCCCTGTAA
- a CDS encoding beta-ketoacyl synthase: MVKLPVITAFGGYGPAGRSSSHHAFRRMIIESLSEEERQETLLSLAILMGVLKYDEGGYCDISGKRFTPAQAAARIKDEALEGTLIRKITRDYFDVDAIASHAKLNMVSGEEGFSFNISARQLPYPLPAGWHVEELADQRVRITVQGEMDCKIEALLRTEVQAAGLLPQGFRPGDHYNSQFHPRALQMAIVGASDAINALGIPWREVQANITPDQLGVYSGNIMGQLDDYGFGGMLQSRLKGHRVSAKQCPLGLNSMCADFLNAYVLGSVGHTSATLGACATFLYNLNAAVEDIKAGRIRVAVVGSAEAPVTSEVIEGFDAMGALATESKLKHIDEKETADWRNSSRPFGNSCGFVIAESSQYVVLMDDELALQLGAEIHGSVGNVFINADGFKRSIASPGPGNYITMAKAVASAVSMAGMETVQKGSFIQAHGSSTPKNCVSEADIFDRVAQAFSIRDWPVTAVKSYLGHSLGPASGDQLIGCLGVFRYGILPGIKSVSHIAPQVNNARLTIPLQDCKLEEGQGQIAFINSKGFGGNNATGVVYSPKLTHQWLRKRYGETVFAEYQQRNRQVRRQANAYDEAASQGELNVIYLFGQQGINEEDIKIDRNGITIPGFEKPITYATDKEYPDF; encoded by the coding sequence ATGGTGAAATTACCCGTAATAACGGCTTTTGGCGGCTATGGTCCAGCTGGTCGTAGTTCTTCACATCATGCATTTCGTCGAATGATTATTGAGTCATTATCGGAAGAGGAAAGGCAGGAGACGTTATTATCGTTAGCCATCCTGATGGGCGTGCTTAAATATGATGAGGGCGGGTATTGCGACATTTCCGGTAAAAGATTTACACCTGCTCAGGCCGCCGCGAGGATAAAAGACGAGGCGCTTGAGGGGACCCTTATCAGAAAAATCACGCGCGACTATTTTGATGTCGATGCTATCGCCAGCCATGCAAAATTGAATATGGTTTCAGGCGAAGAAGGGTTCAGTTTTAATATATCTGCCAGACAATTACCTTACCCCTTACCGGCGGGATGGCACGTTGAAGAATTAGCGGATCAGCGTGTTCGTATTACCGTTCAGGGAGAGATGGACTGTAAAATTGAGGCGTTGCTGCGCACGGAGGTGCAGGCTGCCGGGCTGTTGCCGCAGGGATTCCGCCCGGGCGACCATTACAATTCGCAGTTCCATCCGCGGGCGTTACAAATGGCGATTGTCGGGGCGTCAGACGCCATCAACGCCCTGGGGATCCCGTGGCGAGAGGTGCAGGCAAATATCACGCCGGATCAGCTCGGCGTCTATTCGGGCAATATTATGGGACAGCTCGACGATTATGGCTTTGGCGGGATGCTGCAGTCGCGCCTGAAAGGCCATCGCGTTAGCGCCAAGCAGTGTCCGCTGGGCCTGAACAGCATGTGCGCCGATTTCCTCAATGCGTATGTGCTGGGTAGCGTCGGCCATACCAGCGCCACGCTGGGGGCATGCGCCACGTTTCTGTATAACCTGAATGCGGCGGTTGAAGATATCAAAGCGGGGCGCATTCGCGTAGCCGTCGTGGGTAGCGCCGAAGCGCCGGTCACCTCAGAAGTGATTGAAGGATTCGATGCCATGGGCGCTCTGGCAACGGAGAGCAAGCTTAAGCATATTGATGAAAAGGAAACCGCCGACTGGCGCAACAGCAGCCGCCCGTTTGGCAACAGCTGCGGTTTTGTAATCGCGGAATCCAGCCAGTATGTCGTGTTAATGGACGACGAGCTGGCGCTGCAGCTTGGCGCAGAGATCCACGGTTCGGTGGGGAATGTCTTCATCAACGCTGACGGCTTTAAGCGTTCTATCGCGTCACCGGGGCCGGGGAACTACATCACCATGGCGAAAGCCGTAGCCTCTGCGGTATCGATGGCCGGGATGGAGACGGTGCAGAAGGGTTCGTTTATTCAGGCGCACGGTTCAAGCACGCCGAAGAATTGCGTCTCCGAGGCGGATATTTTTGACCGCGTTGCGCAAGCCTTTTCGATTCGCGACTGGCCGGTGACGGCGGTGAAATCCTATCTCGGTCACTCCCTGGGGCCCGCCAGCGGCGACCAACTGATCGGCTGCCTCGGCGTCTTCCGCTACGGTATTTTGCCGGGAATTAAAAGCGTGTCGCACATCGCGCCGCAGGTGAACAACGCACGCTTAACCATTCCTCTTCAGGACTGCAAATTAGAGGAAGGCCAGGGACAAATCGCCTTTATAAATTCAAAAGGCTTTGGCGGTAATAATGCCACGGGGGTGGTTTACTCGCCAAAGCTTACCCATCAATGGTTGCGCAAACGCTATGGGGAAACGGTGTTTGCGGAATATCAGCAGCGTAACCGCCAGGTGCGACGTCAGGCTAACGCGTACGACGAGGCGGCTTCGCAGGGGGAACTCAATGTCATTTATCTGTTCGGACAGCAGGGGATAAATGAGGAAGATATAAAGATTGATAGGAATGGCATCACCATTCCCGGATTTGAAAAACCGATAACGTACGCGACGGATAAAGAATACCCGGACTTTTAA
- a CDS encoding GlxA family transcriptional regulator produces the protein MTNTQIGFVLCERMLSSGLSLPIEMWKAAASSYLAEQKTTSHADTHKPEKSPFRLCRPENILKVNTIGINSEPILTHSGFSITADTTLAADRHYDVIYLPALWRNPRGVVRQQPELLEWLTEQAARGTRIAAVGTGCCFLAESGLLDGKPATTHWHYFKQFARDYPTVKLQTKHFLTQADNIFCAASVKALSDLTIHFIETIYGKRVATHTQRTFFHEIRSQFERQCYSEENKPHPDEDIVQIQIWIKANCASDISMQSLADMAGMSLRNFNRRFKNATDMSPLQYLLTARIESAMTMLQSTNLCIQEIANAVGYQDIAHFNRQFKHKTTVSPGDYRKTVRAKMFSA, from the coding sequence ATGACAAATACACAAATAGGATTTGTGTTATGCGAACGCATGCTAAGTTCCGGTCTCAGTCTTCCGATTGAAATGTGGAAAGCCGCAGCCAGTAGCTATTTAGCTGAGCAAAAAACAACATCCCATGCAGACACGCACAAACCGGAGAAGTCACCCTTCAGGCTCTGTCGCCCGGAGAATATTCTGAAGGTGAATACCATTGGCATAAACAGCGAGCCCATCCTGACGCACAGTGGCTTTAGCATTACCGCCGATACCACCCTTGCCGCAGACAGACACTATGACGTTATCTATCTTCCTGCCCTGTGGCGCAATCCTCGCGGAGTGGTCAGACAACAGCCTGAACTTCTGGAATGGCTGACCGAGCAGGCCGCGCGAGGAACCCGCATCGCCGCCGTCGGAACGGGCTGCTGCTTTCTCGCGGAGTCGGGACTGCTCGACGGGAAACCCGCCACCACCCACTGGCACTACTTCAAACAATTCGCGCGCGACTACCCCACCGTAAAATTACAAACAAAACATTTCCTCACTCAGGCCGATAATATTTTCTGCGCCGCAAGCGTTAAGGCCCTATCAGACCTGACGATCCATTTTATAGAAACGATATACGGGAAACGGGTAGCCACACATACCCAACGGACATTTTTCCATGAGATTCGTAGCCAGTTTGAGCGTCAATGCTACAGTGAAGAAAACAAACCCCATCCGGATGAAGACATTGTTCAAATTCAAATCTGGATAAAAGCCAACTGCGCTTCGGATATATCCATGCAAAGTCTTGCAGATATGGCTGGCATGAGTTTGCGCAACTTTAATCGCCGCTTTAAAAATGCCACCGACATGTCTCCTCTGCAGTATTTATTAACCGCCAGAATTGAATCCGCCATGACAATGCTGCAATCCACCAATCTGTGCATTCAGGAGATCGCGAATGCGGTTGGATATCAGGATATTGCGCACTTTAATCGCCAGTTTAAGCATAAAACAACGGTTTCACCGGGGGATTACCGTAAGACCGTCCGGGCAAAGATGTTTAGTGCATAA
- a CDS encoding AraC family transcriptional regulator produces the protein MQGVPEQFTDERDSARFRHLAHLPGLELYHAHISDYAFEPHTHEAFGIGTIETGAERFRYRGTQHLAAEKSVVTMNPDEIHTGESATEGGWRYRMVYIEPDLLEEVTGLRHWWFSDVTRHDPLRSQQIGRLIYGLWHTDDPLAQKGLLLDLIETFRPFAHHAPVVLEGAHRFERVREYLHDNYMRALTLDELASVVSLSPYHFQRQFKAHFHVTPHQMLMAIRLWRAKAFLTHGMPAAEVAAATGLTDQSHLTRAFTHRYGITPVRYQKQVTRR, from the coding sequence GTGCAAGGCGTACCGGAACAGTTTACTGATGAAAGAGACAGCGCGCGCTTTCGCCATCTGGCGCATCTGCCGGGCCTGGAGCTTTATCACGCGCATATTTCTGACTACGCCTTTGAGCCTCACACCCATGAAGCCTTCGGGATCGGCACGATTGAAACCGGTGCCGAACGCTTTCGCTATCGCGGTACCCAGCATCTCGCGGCGGAAAAATCCGTCGTCACCATGAACCCGGACGAGATCCATACCGGAGAATCCGCCACCGAAGGCGGCTGGCGCTACCGGATGGTCTATATCGAACCCGACCTGCTGGAAGAGGTGACCGGCCTCCGGCACTGGTGGTTTAGCGATGTCACGCGTCATGACCCGCTGCGCTCGCAGCAAATCGGCAGGCTCATTTACGGCCTGTGGCACACGGACGATCCGCTTGCGCAAAAAGGATTGCTGCTGGATTTGATTGAGACCTTCCGGCCGTTTGCCCATCACGCGCCGGTGGTTCTGGAAGGCGCGCACCGCTTCGAACGCGTGCGCGAGTATCTGCACGACAACTATATGCGCGCCCTGACGCTGGACGAGCTGGCCAGCGTCGTATCGCTCAGCCCGTACCATTTCCAGCGCCAGTTCAAAGCCCATTTTCACGTTACGCCGCATCAGATGCTGATGGCCATTCGCCTCTGGCGCGCTAAAGCGTTCCTCACCCACGGCATGCCTGCGGCAGAGGTCGCCGCCGCGACCGGGCTGACCGACCAGTCGCATTTAACCCGCGCGTTTACCCACCGCTACGGCATTACCCCCGTGCGCTACCAGAAGCAGGTCACCCGGCGCTAA
- a CDS encoding DMT family transporter, with the protein MISGVLYALLAGMMWGLIFVGPLIVPEYPAILQSTGRYLALGLIALPLAWLGCARLRQLSRQDWGTALALTMMGNLIYYVCLASAIQRTGAPVSTMIIGTLPVVIPVFANLLYSHRDGKLAWSKMTPALVCTAVGLVCVNIAELRHGQAEVDLWRYGSGIVLAFISVACWAWYALRNARWLRENPDKHPMMWATAQALVTLPVSLVGYAGACIWLGHQQPDFAQPFGPRPWVFIGLMVAIAVLCSWVGALCWNIASQKLPTVILGPLIVFETLAGLLYTFLMRQSVPPLFTACGIALLVVGVVMAVRAKPEKPRVVPASEV; encoded by the coding sequence ATGATTAGTGGTGTGTTGTATGCCCTGCTGGCCGGGATGATGTGGGGGCTGATTTTTGTCGGCCCATTAATCGTACCCGAGTATCCGGCAATACTGCAGTCGACCGGACGTTATCTGGCGCTCGGGCTGATTGCTCTGCCTCTGGCGTGGCTGGGATGCGCGCGCCTGCGTCAGCTCAGCCGTCAGGACTGGGGTACCGCGCTGGCGCTGACCATGATGGGCAATCTTATCTACTACGTTTGCCTCGCGAGTGCCATTCAGCGTACCGGTGCGCCGGTATCTACCATGATTATCGGCACGCTGCCGGTTGTTATCCCCGTCTTTGCGAACCTGCTCTACAGCCACCGCGATGGCAAACTGGCATGGTCAAAAATGACCCCGGCGCTGGTATGCACCGCCGTGGGGCTGGTATGCGTCAATATTGCCGAGCTGCGTCATGGGCAGGCGGAAGTTGACCTGTGGCGCTACGGCTCTGGCATTGTGCTGGCGTTCATTTCCGTGGCGTGCTGGGCATGGTATGCCTTGCGCAATGCGCGCTGGCTGCGGGAGAACCCGGACAAGCACCCGATGATGTGGGCGACGGCGCAGGCACTGGTCACGCTGCCCGTCTCGCTGGTGGGATATGCCGGGGCGTGCATCTGGTTAGGCCATCAACAGCCAGACTTCGCCCAGCCCTTCGGGCCAAGACCCTGGGTGTTTATCGGCCTGATGGTGGCGATTGCAGTGCTGTGCTCATGGGTGGGCGCGCTGTGCTGGAACATTGCCAGCCAGAAGCTGCCGACGGTGATTTTAGGGCCGCTGATTGTCTTCGAAACCCTGGCCGGACTGCTTTATACCTTCCTGATGCGCCAGAGCGTGCCGCCGTTATTCACGGCCTGCGGGATCGCGCTGCTGGTGGTGGGGGTGGTGATGGCGGTAAGAGCGAAGCCGGAAAAACCGAGGGTCGTTCCGGCGTCGGAGGTGTGA
- a CDS encoding methyl-accepting chemotaxis protein, with protein MFKRIKVITLLISVLLVLGIMQVISAGIFINALNNDKDNFTVSQLSSQNVAEFTDAWISLNQARVTLNRGMLRLQSSMASQINGGQLNELVTTAKNLLTEAQVHYDKYYALPNTPGLDENLANRLEEQYRIYSATLTQMNVLLSQGNLEDMFKQNAEQKQNAMQTVYREWREAQAALTDKGIQDNESDYKHILWILSAVMLLVIVVIISSWVAMRRVLLLPLEEVINHIRAIAAGDLTQPIQADGKNEMAILARNVQEMQTSLANTVGVVREGADTIYTGAGEISAGSNDLSSRTEQQAASLEETAASMEQLTATVKQNADNARQASRLALDASSTAKKGGNVVEGVVRTMDEIATSSSKIAQITNVIDGIAFQTNILALNAAVEAARAGEQGRGFAVVAGEVRTLAQRSAQAAKEIKALIDDSGERVNAGSQLVNEAGETMAEIVNAVTRVTDIMGEIASASDEQSRGIDQVGQAVAEMDRVTQQNASLVEESAAAAAALEDQAARLNEAVAVFKITRNQAVKAAPVKTYVPKAQPAAAASEGNWETF; from the coding sequence ATGTTTAAACGTATAAAAGTCATTACCCTTCTGATTTCGGTGCTGCTTGTGCTCGGCATCATGCAAGTGATTTCCGCCGGTATCTTTATCAACGCGCTGAACAACGATAAAGACAACTTCACCGTGTCGCAGCTTTCCAGCCAGAACGTGGCGGAGTTTACCGATGCGTGGATCAGTCTGAACCAGGCACGCGTCACCCTGAACCGCGGGATGTTGCGCCTGCAAAGCAGCATGGCCTCGCAAATTAACGGCGGTCAGCTGAATGAGCTGGTGACGACGGCGAAAAATCTGCTGACTGAAGCGCAGGTCCATTACGATAAATACTATGCCTTGCCGAATACGCCAGGCCTGGACGAGAACCTGGCTAACCGGCTCGAAGAGCAGTACCGCATTTACTCTGCAACGCTGACCCAAATGAACGTTCTGCTGAGCCAGGGCAATCTGGAAGATATGTTCAAGCAGAATGCAGAACAAAAGCAAAACGCGATGCAGACGGTTTATCGTGAATGGCGTGAAGCGCAGGCCGCGCTAACCGATAAAGGCATTCAGGATAATGAAAGTGATTACAAACACATCCTGTGGATCCTCTCTGCGGTCATGCTGCTGGTGATTGTGGTGATTATTTCCAGCTGGGTAGCCATGCGCCGCGTGTTGCTGCTGCCTCTGGAAGAGGTGATTAACCATATTCGCGCCATTGCGGCAGGGGATTTAACCCAGCCCATTCAGGCTGACGGTAAAAATGAGATGGCTATCCTGGCGCGCAACGTTCAGGAGATGCAAACCTCGCTGGCGAACACGGTGGGCGTGGTGCGTGAAGGCGCAGATACGATTTACACCGGTGCAGGCGAAATTTCTGCGGGCAGTAACGATCTCTCTTCCCGTACCGAGCAGCAGGCCGCGTCTCTGGAAGAAACGGCAGCCAGCATGGAACAGCTGACGGCTACCGTGAAGCAGAACGCCGATAACGCGCGTCAGGCGTCCCGCCTGGCGCTGGACGCCTCCTCAACGGCGAAGAAGGGCGGTAACGTGGTGGAAGGCGTGGTGCGTACAATGGACGAAATCGCCACCAGCTCCAGTAAAATCGCGCAAATTACTAACGTGATCGACGGTATTGCCTTCCAGACTAACATTCTGGCGCTGAACGCGGCGGTGGAAGCGGCGCGCGCGGGCGAGCAGGGCCGTGGTTTTGCGGTGGTGGCAGGGGAAGTCCGTACTCTCGCACAGCGCAGCGCCCAGGCGGCGAAAGAGATCAAAGCGCTGATCGATGACTCCGGCGAGCGCGTGAACGCGGGCTCCCAGCTGGTTAACGAAGCCGGGGAGACGATGGCGGAGATCGTTAATGCGGTCACCCGCGTCACCGACATCATGGGCGAAATCGCCTCGGCCTCTGACGAGCAGAGCCGCGGTATCGACCAGGTGGGTCAGGCGGTAGCCGAGATGGACCGCGTGACCCAGCAGAACGCCTCGCTGGTAGAGGAGTCCGCGGCCGCGGCGGCGGCGCTGGAAGATCAGGCTGCACGCCTGAACGAAGCGGTGGCGGTGTTCAAAATCACCCGCAACCAGGCGGTCAAAGCGGCGCCGGTGAAAACCTATGTGCCAAAAGCGCAGCCCGCAGCGGCGGCGTCTGAAGGGAACTGGGAAACGTTTTAA
- the ytfE gene encoding iron-sulfur cluster repair protein YtfE produces MAFRDQPLGELALSIPRASALFRKYDMDYCCGGKQTLARAASRKELDVEVIEAELALLAEQPVDKDWRTAPLAEIIDHIIVRYHDRHREQLPELILQATKVERVHADKPSVPRGLAKYLTLLHEELSSHMMKEEQILFPMIKQGMGSQAMGPISVMESEHDDAGELLEVIKHTTHNVTPPPEACTTWKAMYNGINEMIDELMEHISLENNVLFPRALAGE; encoded by the coding sequence ATGGCCTTTCGCGACCAACCCCTTGGCGAGCTGGCGCTCTCCATTCCTCGCGCTTCTGCGCTGTTCCGTAAATACGATATGGATTACTGCTGCGGCGGTAAGCAAACCCTGGCGCGTGCGGCCTCACGCAAAGAGCTGGACGTTGAGGTGATTGAAGCAGAGCTGGCGCTGCTGGCCGAGCAGCCCGTCGACAAGGACTGGCGAACCGCCCCGCTTGCTGAAATCATCGACCATATCATCGTGCGATACCATGACCGTCACCGTGAACAGCTGCCGGAACTGATCCTGCAGGCGACCAAAGTCGAGCGCGTCCATGCCGATAAACCTTCCGTACCGCGCGGTCTGGCAAAGTACCTGACCCTGCTGCACGAAGAGCTTTCCAGCCATATGATGAAAGAAGAGCAGATCCTCTTCCCGATGATTAAACAGGGAATGGGAAGCCAGGCGATGGGGCCTATCAGCGTGATGGAAAGCGAGCACGATGACGCGGGTGAACTGCTGGAAGTGATCAAACACACCACCCACAACGTCACGCCGCCGCCAGAAGCGTGCACAACGTGGAAAGCGATGTACAACGGCATTAACGAAATGATTGACGAGCTGATGGAACACATCAGTCTTGAGAACAACGTTCTGTTCCCGCGGGCATTAGCTGGGGAATAA
- the cycA gene encoding D-serine/D-alanine/glycine transporter yields the protein MVDQVKVVADEEASSEQSLRRNLTNRHIQLIAIGGAIGTGLFMGSGKTISLAGPSIIFVYMIIGFMLFFVMRAMGELLLSNLEYKSFSDFASDLLGPWAGYFTGWTYWFCWVVTGMADVVAITAYAQFWFPGLSDWVASLAVIVLLLSLNLATVKMFGEMEFWFAMIKIVAIVGLIVVGLVMVLTHFQSPTGVQASFTHLWNDGGWFPKGISGFFAGFQIAVFAFVGIELVGTTAAETKDPEKSLPRAINSIPVRIIMFYVFALVIIMSVTPWSSVVPTKSPFVELFVLVGLPAAASLINFVVLTSAASSANSGVFSTSRMLFGLAQEGVAPSAFAKLSKRAVPAKGLTFSCMCLLGGVVMLYVNPSVIGAFTMITTVSAILFMFVWTIILCSYLVYRKQRPHLHEKSIYKMPLGKLMCWVCMAFFVFVLVLLTLEDDTRQALIVTPLWFIALGLGWVFIGKKRMAGVR from the coding sequence ATGGTAGATCAGGTCAAAGTCGTCGCCGACGAAGAGGCGTCGTCCGAACAGTCGCTACGGCGCAATCTCACAAACCGTCATATTCAGCTCATTGCGATTGGGGGTGCCATCGGTACCGGGCTGTTTATGGGGTCGGGCAAAACCATCAGTCTCGCCGGACCGTCAATCATATTTGTCTATATGATTATCGGTTTTATGCTGTTCTTCGTGATGCGTGCAATGGGTGAACTGCTGCTCTCGAACCTCGAATACAAATCCTTTAGCGACTTCGCTTCTGACCTGCTCGGGCCGTGGGCGGGCTATTTCACCGGCTGGACCTACTGGTTCTGCTGGGTCGTCACCGGTATGGCGGACGTCGTGGCGATTACCGCCTACGCGCAGTTCTGGTTCCCGGGGCTGTCGGACTGGGTTGCCTCGCTGGCGGTTATTGTTCTGCTGCTGAGCCTTAACCTCGCCACCGTCAAAATGTTCGGTGAGATGGAGTTCTGGTTCGCGATGATCAAAATTGTCGCTATCGTGGGACTGATTGTTGTGGGTCTGGTGATGGTGCTGACGCACTTCCAGTCACCAACCGGCGTTCAGGCGTCGTTTACCCATCTGTGGAATGACGGCGGCTGGTTCCCGAAAGGCATCAGCGGCTTCTTTGCTGGCTTCCAGATCGCGGTATTTGCTTTCGTGGGCATTGAGCTGGTGGGCACCACGGCGGCGGAGACCAAAGATCCCGAGAAGTCTCTCCCGCGCGCCATTAACTCTATTCCGGTTCGTATCATCATGTTCTACGTCTTCGCGCTGGTCATCATTATGTCCGTGACGCCGTGGAGCTCCGTGGTGCCCACCAAGAGCCCGTTTGTTGAGCTGTTCGTGCTGGTAGGCCTGCCTGCTGCCGCGAGCCTGATTAACTTCGTGGTGCTGACCTCTGCTGCCTCGTCAGCCAACAGCGGCGTATTCTCCACCAGCCGTATGCTGTTTGGTCTGGCGCAGGAGGGCGTGGCACCGAGCGCGTTCGCCAAGCTGTCTAAGCGTGCGGTACCGGCAAAAGGGTTGACCTTCTCCTGCATGTGCCTGCTGGGCGGTGTGGTGATGCTCTACGTGAACCCAAGCGTGATTGGCGCGTTCACCATGATTACCACGGTCTCTGCGATCCTGTTTATGTTCGTCTGGACCATCATCCTCTGTTCATACCTGGTGTACCGCAAACAGCGTCCGCACCTGCATGAAAAATCGATCTACAAGATGCCGCTGGGCAAGCTGATGTGCTGGGTGTGCATGGCGTTCTTCGTCTTCGTGCTGGTTCTGCTGACGCTGGAAGATGATACCCGTCAGGCACTCATCGTTACGCCGCTGTGGTTTATCGCGCTGGGGCTGGGCTGGGTGTTTATCGGTAAGAAACGTATGGCAGGCGTAAGGTAA
- the fklB gene encoding FKBP-type peptidyl-prolyl cis-trans isomerase: MTTPTFDTIEAQASYGIGLQVGQQLSESGLEGLLPEALVAGIADALEGKQPAVPVDVVHRALREIHERADAVRRARFEEMAAEGVKYLEENREREGVNSTESGLQFRVINQGDGAIPARTDHVRVHYTGKLIDGTVFDSSVARGEPAEFPVNGVIAGWIEALTLMPVGSKWELTIPHNLAYGERGAGASIPPFSTLVFEVELLEIL; this comes from the coding sequence ATGACCACCCCGACTTTTGACACTATCGAAGCGCAGGCAAGTTACGGTATCGGCTTGCAGGTAGGACAGCAGCTGAGCGAATCCGGCCTGGAAGGTCTGTTACCAGAAGCGCTGGTGGCGGGTATCGCTGACGCGCTGGAAGGCAAACAGCCTGCCGTTCCGGTTGACGTCGTGCACCGTGCGCTGCGTGAAATCCACGAACGTGCTGACGCCGTGCGTCGTGCGCGCTTTGAAGAGATGGCCGCCGAAGGTGTGAAATATCTGGAAGAGAACCGCGAGCGTGAAGGCGTGAACAGCACCGAGTCTGGTCTGCAGTTCCGCGTGATCAATCAGGGCGACGGCGCAATCCCGGCACGTACCGACCACGTTCGCGTACACTACACCGGTAAGCTGATTGACGGTACCGTCTTCGACAGCTCCGTGGCGCGCGGCGAACCGGCTGAATTCCCGGTGAATGGCGTTATCGCAGGCTGGATCGAAGCGCTGACCCTGATGCCGGTCGGTTCCAAATGGGAACTGACTATCCCGCATAACCTGGCCTACGGCGAGCGCGGCGCTGGCGCGTCCATCCCGCCATTCAGCACCCTGGTCTTTGAAGTCGAGCTGCTGGAAATTCTGTAA
- a CDS encoding OapA family protein: protein MPGRFELKPTLAKIWQAPDNFRIMDPLPPLHRRGIIIGALMVIVGFLLPSGGDDVDTAPVTRNAQLDIQSQTRPQPDAQPMQTQLVTPSNDPGQVAPVEPEPIQDEQPQDQAAAPSQPQAQQPTGIEQQWRSYRVEPGKTLAQLFRDHNLPPTDVYAMAKVEGAGKPLSNLQNGQMVQIRQNASGVVTGLTIDTGNGQQVLFTRQTDGSFIRAR, encoded by the coding sequence ATGCCCGGGCGATTTGAACTGAAACCTACCCTGGCGAAAATCTGGCAGGCGCCGGACAATTTTCGCATCATGGACCCGCTGCCTCCTCTGCATCGCAGAGGGATCATCATTGGCGCGCTGATGGTGATCGTGGGCTTCCTGCTTCCTTCCGGAGGCGATGATGTTGATACCGCACCCGTCACCCGCAATGCCCAACTGGACATTCAGTCGCAGACGCGGCCGCAGCCTGACGCACAGCCGATGCAGACGCAGCTCGTCACCCCGTCTAACGATCCGGGTCAGGTCGCGCCGGTTGAGCCAGAGCCTATTCAGGATGAACAGCCGCAGGATCAAGCCGCCGCCCCGTCTCAGCCTCAGGCGCAACAGCCCACCGGCATTGAGCAACAGTGGCGTTCCTATCGCGTTGAGCCGGGCAAAACCCTGGCGCAGCTGTTCCGGGATCACAACCTGCCGCCGACCGACGTCTATGCCATGGCGAAGGTGGAAGGCGCAGGCAAGCCGCTGAGCAACCTGCAAAATGGGCAGATGGTGCAGATCCGCCAGAACGCCAGCGGCGTGGTGACCGGCCTAACGATCGATACCGGAAATGGTCAGCAGGTGCTGTTTACCCGTCAGACCGACGGCAGTTTTATTCGCGCACGCTAG